The Hypanus sabinus isolate sHypSab1 unplaced genomic scaffold, sHypSab1.hap1 scaffold_752, whole genome shotgun sequence genome includes a region encoding these proteins:
- the LOC132390047 gene encoding beta-1,3-galactosyltransferase 5-like, whose amino-acid sequence MDDPLRSETDKIHANTGAYRNSVRTMAERTGSNGFSNASTAGKGTVSCRWLWMLSGSLRGKRLLKCCIFVLLTFLLFLWSRNISSNDVRSSRSLTLNTSFMMLPSSECISNTIFLVLLVTSSPGQFQTRNVIRQTWGSRRRVGGATAVTYFVLGHGRERQPWIEMENALHRDIIQADFHDTYYNLTRKVLTGLGWLCSYCPSAAFVMKTDTDMFVNTDYLLELLSRAPRSNFYTGVIFGGMLPFRQKQSRWYVSTEEYPGESYPPFCSGTGYVLSMDMACAVWNISRTAPLFKLEDVHVGLRLAELNIKPVPIHSKRVFFNGRVPFSICTYRRLVTSHHVDDSDKLLYWRGVMDSDSADCPEKT is encoded by the exons ATGGATGATCCTCTGCGGAGCGAGACGGACAAGATCCATGCG AACACCGGCGCCTACCGAAACTCTGTCCGCACAATGGCTGAAAGGACGGGCAGCAATGGCTTCTCAAATGCATCAACTGCAGGAAAGGGCACGG TTTCCTGCCGATGGCTGTGGATGCTCAGCGGCTCGTTACGTGGCAAGCGGCTCCTCAAGTGTTGTATCTTCGTCCTACTGACTTTCCTTCTGTTTCTCTGGAGCAGAAATATTAGTTCCAACGACGTCCGGAGCAGTCGCTCCTTAACGTTAAACACGTCCTTCATGATGCTGCCGTCCAGCGAATGTATCAGCAACACGATCTTCCTCGTCCTACTGGTCACGAGTTCCCCCGGTCAGTTCCAGACACGCAACGTTATCCGCCAAACCTGGGGGAGCAGACGGCGGGTTGGAGGAGCCACAGCGGTCACTTACTTCGTGTTGGGGCACGGGCGGGAGCGGCAGCCCTGGATTGAAATGGAGAACGCTCTGCACCGGGACATCATCCAGGCTGACTTCCATGACACTTACTACAACCTGACCCGGAAGGTGCTGACGGGCCTGGGGTGGCTCTGCAGCTACTGCCCCTCCGCCGCATTCGTGATGAAGACTGACACCGACATGTTCGTCAACACCGACTACCTGCTGGAGCTCCTGTCCCGCGCCCCCCGCAGCAACTTCTACACTGGTGTCATTTTCGGAGGCATGCTGCCGTTCCGCCAGAAACAGAGCCGATGGTACGTCAGCACGGAGGAGTACCCTGGGGAAAGTTACCCACCTTTCTGTTCCGGCACCGGTTACGTCCTGTCCATGGACATGGCGTGTGCTGTGTGGAACATCTCCCGGACTGCGCCGCTGTTCAAATTGGAGGACGTTCACGTGGGGCTGCGCCTGGCGGAGCTGAACATAAAGCCGGTGCCCATCCACTCCAAGCGCGTGTTCTTCAATGGCAGGGTTCCGTTCTCCATCTGCACCTACCGGCGGCTCGTCACCTCGCATCACGTGGACGACTCGGATAAGCTGCTCTACTGGCGAGGCGTTATGGACTCAGACAGCGCGGACTGCCCCGAAAAGACGTGA